The following proteins are co-located in the Imtechella halotolerans genome:
- a CDS encoding TonB-dependent receptor: protein MKKKRNNAWHATRVHCFTNQLTRIMRIYSVLMFLTIAKISATSFSGYSQEITIHKTDTPLKEVLQSLEIQTDFTFFYNNKFVDDQVKVSLNVENVSIEHVLNTLLKRTFIKYRIINKNIVLFTEDDAATLAKEMDGQLADSKVQVIEQDKIQVKGTVYDSDGMPLPGVNILVQGTGSGTQTDFDGNYSISVSLGEVLVFSYIGMKSATKKVTPETKTINITLATDTNVLNEVIVVAYDKQSKTSYTGSAVDIDISKVKETPMASFQESLQGNVAGVQMVTQSGQPGAAPDVRIRGIGSINAGSEPLYVIDGIPVVAGNISQIATSSNTIAGINSKDIATITVLKDASATAIYGSRGANGVILITTKKGKTGKTRFDFSSQYGISSMILPDRNKPLNTAELSELLIESRVNIGDSQADAEAYIYSRINEEINTDWVDVISRDAQYSQYNLSASGGDDKTNFYASLGLFDQEAVIIGVDYKKLNAKVNLSHKATDKLKIDIGLAANHQKLHTNNDAGDANNPVRAMFRVVPWESVYNADGSYNTNILLTYNPVGLVKENIRESKLYGIIGNLGLTYDFNDNLSFETKGNIDFNLADEFQYDNPYFGAGRNDGGRGRAYNNKIINYNITNLLKYKWQVNDSNRFNFMIGQEAQKIERSSVFAYASNYGAPGLTSLENASVYREASSSITASALASYFFNVNYALKERYFFNVTARRDGSSRFGQEVRYANFGSVGLAWNVSSESFLKNADFIKKLKFRTSYGINGNQEIGDFASRGLYETGEDYNGEPGYIYAQQSNPRLTWEKNKPFNVGVDFNLFNRISGTVEYYSRQTTDLLFRVPISSTNGLTSYLANIGEMKNHGWELALNTVNVENPEGFGWTTDINFTTNTNEITKLQNDEPIISGQYIREVGDDFYMFYMPGYAGVNPDNGEALWYKDASKTETTNRYSEARPFKQGSALPKFYAGLTNTFTYKNIGFSFMWYLNYGNKVYDFWGRFTGSDGSARLNDRGNMARRVYDNRWQQPGDITDIPKMVWGNTQSGSSSQHSTRFLYDGTYLRLRDVTLSYSLPESVIEKLNVSNLRFYVKAANMLTWTKDKNIEVDPEVGIDGQSNLRIPMSKQLLLGVDFSF, encoded by the coding sequence ATGAAAAAAAAGCGTAACAATGCTTGGCACGCAACTCGTGTGCATTGTTTTACCAACCAACTCACTCGTATCATGAGAATTTATTCAGTTCTGATGTTTTTGACCATTGCAAAAATTTCAGCCACCAGTTTTTCAGGTTACAGTCAGGAGATTACGATCCATAAGACTGATACTCCGTTGAAGGAGGTACTACAGTCATTAGAAATTCAGACAGATTTTACTTTTTTTTACAACAACAAGTTTGTTGATGATCAGGTAAAAGTATCCCTCAATGTTGAAAATGTGAGTATAGAACACGTACTCAATACCCTACTTAAAAGAACATTTATAAAGTACCGTATTATTAATAAAAACATTGTTCTTTTCACTGAGGATGATGCGGCCACATTAGCTAAAGAAATGGATGGGCAGTTAGCCGATTCCAAAGTTCAGGTAATCGAACAGGATAAAATTCAGGTGAAAGGTACTGTTTATGACAGTGATGGAATGCCATTGCCAGGGGTAAACATTCTTGTGCAGGGTACTGGTTCGGGAACACAGACTGATTTTGATGGAAACTATTCTATTAGTGTTTCTTTGGGAGAGGTGCTAGTTTTTAGCTATATAGGAATGAAGAGTGCTACCAAAAAAGTGACTCCAGAGACAAAGACAATTAATATTACACTTGCGACCGATACTAACGTTTTGAATGAGGTGATAGTTGTTGCCTATGACAAGCAAAGTAAAACCTCCTATACAGGCTCAGCAGTTGATATCGATATTAGTAAAGTAAAAGAAACTCCTATGGCTTCTTTTCAAGAGTCTTTACAAGGAAATGTGGCTGGAGTTCAAATGGTTACTCAAAGTGGTCAACCAGGTGCAGCACCTGATGTTAGAATTAGAGGGATTGGATCTATTAATGCAGGATCAGAGCCCTTGTATGTTATTGATGGAATTCCAGTAGTAGCTGGAAATATTTCCCAAATAGCTACCAGTTCAAATACTATTGCAGGAATTAATTCAAAGGATATTGCTACTATCACTGTCCTTAAAGATGCTTCTGCTACAGCTATTTACGGTTCAAGAGGTGCCAATGGTGTTATTTTGATAACGACTAAAAAGGGAAAAACTGGAAAAACACGTTTTGATTTCAGTTCACAATATGGAATAAGTAGCATGATTCTTCCAGATAGGAATAAACCATTGAATACTGCTGAACTGTCGGAATTACTTATTGAGAGTAGGGTAAATATAGGAGATTCTCAGGCGGATGCAGAAGCGTATATTTATAGTAGAATAAATGAAGAAATAAATACTGATTGGGTGGATGTAATTTCTAGAGATGCCCAATACAGCCAATACAATCTGAGTGCTAGTGGAGGTGATGATAAAACCAATTTTTATGCTTCACTAGGATTATTTGATCAAGAGGCAGTGATTATAGGGGTTGATTATAAAAAGCTCAATGCAAAAGTAAATCTATCTCATAAAGCAACAGATAAATTGAAGATAGATATTGGGTTGGCTGCTAATCATCAGAAATTACATACCAATAACGATGCGGGTGATGCGAATAATCCAGTTCGGGCCATGTTTAGAGTAGTTCCTTGGGAGTCGGTGTATAATGCTGATGGAAGCTACAATACCAACATATTGCTCACCTATAATCCAGTAGGCTTAGTGAAGGAGAATATTAGAGAGTCCAAGTTATACGGTATTATTGGAAACTTGGGTTTAACCTATGATTTTAATGATAACCTAAGCTTTGAGACGAAAGGTAATATTGACTTTAACCTAGCAGATGAATTTCAATATGATAACCCTTATTTTGGTGCTGGTCGAAATGATGGGGGTAGAGGTAGAGCCTATAATAATAAAATTATCAACTACAATATTACCAACTTATTGAAGTACAAATGGCAGGTAAATGATAGCAATCGTTTTAATTTTATGATAGGGCAAGAAGCTCAAAAAATTGAAAGAAGTTCTGTGTTTGCTTATGCTAGTAATTATGGAGCACCAGGACTTACATCCCTGGAAAATGCTTCTGTTTATCGTGAGGCATCTAGTAGCATAACAGCATCTGCGTTGGCTTCTTATTTCTTTAATGTGAATTATGCTTTAAAGGAGCGTTATTTCTTTAATGTTACAGCACGTCGTGATGGTTCTTCTCGATTTGGTCAAGAGGTGCGATATGCCAATTTCGGATCTGTTGGACTTGCTTGGAACGTTAGTTCTGAAAGCTTTTTGAAGAATGCTGATTTCATTAAGAAATTAAAATTTAGAACTAGTTATGGTATTAATGGGAATCAGGAAATTGGAGATTTCGCCTCTCGTGGACTTTACGAAACTGGAGAAGATTACAATGGGGAACCTGGGTATATTTATGCGCAACAATCGAACCCGCGATTGACATGGGAGAAAAACAAGCCTTTTAACGTTGGGGTTGATTTTAACCTTTTCAACCGAATTAGTGGAACTGTGGAATATTATTCAAGACAAACTACAGATCTCTTGTTTAGAGTTCCTATTTCAAGCACTAATGGTCTAACAAGCTATTTAGCAAATATCGGTGAGATGAAAAACCATGGTTGGGAATTGGCATTGAATACTGTTAATGTTGAAAATCCGGAAGGATTTGGATGGACAACGGATATCAATTTTACTACTAATACAAATGAAATAACCAAATTACAGAATGATGAACCGATAATAAGTGGTCAGTATATTCGTGAAGTTGGTGACGATTTCTATATGTTTTATATGCCTGGATATGCTGGTGTTAATCCAGATAACGGTGAAGCACTATGGTACAAAGATGCTTCAAAGACAGAAACAACTAACAGGTATAGTGAAGCAAGACCATTTAAACAAGGAAGTGCCTTGCCAAAATTCTATGCTGGTTTAACAAATACTTTTACCTATAAAAACATAGGTTTTTCATTTATGTGGTACCTGAACTACGGCAATAAAGTATATGATTTCTGGGGTAGGTTCACAGGTAGTGACGGAAGTGCAAGATTAAATGATAGAGGAAATATGGCTCGAAGAGTATATGATAATAGATGGCAGCAGCCTGGCGATATTACTGATATTCCGAAAATGGTATGGGGGAATACACAATCAGGTTCGTCTAGTCAACATTCAACACGTTTTCTTTATGATGGAACCTATTTGCGATTAAGAGATGTGACCCTGTCATATAGTTTACCTGAATCGGTAATAGAAAAACTGAATGTAAGTAATCTACGATTTTATGTAAAAGCCGCCAACATGCTTACCTGGACTAAAGACAAAAATATTGAGGTTGATCCAGAAGTAGGAATTGATGGGCAATCTAATTTGCGAATTCCTATGTCAAAACAACTTTTATTGGGTGTAGACTTTTCATTCTAA
- a CDS encoding RagB/SusD family nutrient uptake outer membrane protein has protein sequence MKKQIISIYTAIILMAGFTACSNDFLDIKPEQNVADEDAITDVNTLKTAINGVYSRLQSSDYYGRSMYVIPELMADNLFLSSRNTGRYLDYDNFVVADEDTFAEGAWDVMYEVVVNATKAIVRGQEIESTSQAHQNQLNALIGEAYALRALAHFDLVRMFAQPYNYSENAAHLGIAVIKTVSADEIKPARSSVKEVYDHINDDLNQAIAFLPNSNNNGHFNATAAKALAARVALYQEDYDRAIALSTEVINNGNQLISNSNYFDIWDQEFNSESLFEIVNTIADNPGTNSLGHYFDVNGYADALVAEDLINAFDANDIRLEAILEGSKPGAEELAFFVGKFPKGTSHDDNIRILRLSEQYLIRAEAYVNVNEEELAQEDILTIAQRANPSVTEITETGAALIDRILLERRKELAFEGHRLFDLNRNKRSVTIIQGDQSIQAEYPNDKFILPIPLSELNANTNMVPNPGY, from the coding sequence ATGAAAAAACAAATCATATCTATTTATACAGCAATTATATTAATGGCGGGTTTTACAGCTTGTAGCAATGACTTTCTCGATATTAAACCCGAGCAGAATGTGGCAGATGAAGATGCCATTACAGATGTTAATACACTAAAAACGGCTATTAATGGAGTTTATAGTAGATTGCAAAGCAGTGATTATTATGGCAGGAGTATGTATGTTATTCCTGAATTGATGGCCGATAATTTGTTTCTAAGTTCTAGAAATACAGGAAGATATCTCGATTACGACAATTTTGTCGTTGCGGATGAAGATACATTTGCAGAAGGTGCTTGGGATGTAATGTATGAGGTGGTGGTGAATGCAACAAAAGCCATTGTAAGAGGTCAAGAGATAGAATCGACCTCACAGGCACATCAGAATCAACTTAATGCTTTAATTGGTGAAGCCTATGCATTACGTGCCTTAGCACATTTTGATTTGGTTCGGATGTTCGCACAACCTTATAATTATTCTGAGAATGCAGCTCATTTAGGGATCGCTGTGATAAAGACGGTAAGTGCTGATGAAATTAAGCCAGCACGCAGTAGTGTTAAAGAAGTGTATGATCATATCAATGATGATTTAAATCAAGCAATAGCCTTTCTTCCCAATAGTAATAATAATGGACACTTTAATGCCACAGCGGCTAAAGCACTAGCAGCAAGAGTGGCCCTTTATCAAGAAGATTATGACAGGGCAATTGCATTAAGTACTGAAGTTATTAATAATGGAAATCAATTAATTAGTAATTCTAATTATTTTGATATTTGGGATCAGGAGTTCAATTCAGAATCTTTATTTGAGATTGTAAATACAATTGCAGATAATCCTGGAACCAATAGTTTAGGTCATTATTTTGATGTAAACGGATATGCAGATGCATTGGTTGCAGAGGACTTAATTAATGCTTTTGATGCTAATGATATTCGTCTTGAAGCGATCTTAGAAGGGTCAAAACCTGGAGCTGAAGAGCTCGCTTTTTTTGTAGGAAAATTCCCCAAAGGTACTTCACATGATGATAATATACGTATCCTAAGGTTATCGGAGCAGTATTTAATCAGAGCGGAAGCTTATGTTAATGTTAATGAAGAAGAATTGGCTCAGGAAGATATTCTTACTATTGCCCAAAGAGCTAACCCTTCAGTTACTGAAATTACAGAAACTGGAGCAGCCCTTATTGATAGAATTTTACTTGAGAGACGTAAAGAACTAGCCTTTGAAGGTCATCGTCTTTTTGACCTAAACAGAAATAAGAGATCAGTAACGATTATTCAAGGAGATCAGAGTATTCAAGCGGAATATCCGAATGACAAATTTATACTTCCTATTCCCTTGAGTGAATTGAATGCTAATACTAATATGGTACCTAATCCAGGTTATTAA
- a CDS encoding dipeptide epimerase: protein MFEISYKPYILQKKYVFRIAGGARSSTPVMLIRVKYEGVCGYGEASMPPLYGETIDSAEAFLTKVDLNRFKNPFGLEEILTYIDAIEPGNPAIKAAIDIALHDLVGKLLNVPIHSLFGLSAGRMSTSKTIGIDSAQIIAQRVAEANSFKFLKIKLGADNDEEIMQAVRSCTNQPLYIDANQGWKDKHQALEKIHWLKEQNVIFIEQPLLKSAIEDQQWLAAHSPLPIVGDESVQRLQDVYKAANLFHGVNIKLMKSTGLREAFKMGAAAQSMGLKIMLGCMSETSCAIGAAAQLGSLADWVDLDGNLGILNDPFVGHQVEKGIINVNKLPGVGLQPVDWDRIAACK, encoded by the coding sequence ATGTTTGAAATTAGTTATAAACCATACATATTACAAAAAAAGTATGTATTCAGGATTGCAGGAGGTGCTCGTTCGAGTACCCCTGTAATGCTGATAAGGGTTAAGTACGAAGGTGTTTGTGGGTATGGAGAAGCTTCCATGCCTCCCCTTTATGGTGAAACCATTGATTCAGCAGAAGCTTTTTTAACCAAAGTGGACTTGAATAGGTTTAAGAATCCTTTCGGATTGGAGGAAATTCTAACTTATATTGATGCAATAGAACCTGGAAATCCAGCAATAAAAGCGGCCATAGATATTGCTCTTCACGATCTTGTTGGGAAATTATTGAATGTACCCATTCATTCCCTTTTTGGTCTTTCAGCTGGGCGAATGTCTACTAGTAAAACTATTGGGATTGATTCTGCTCAAATAATTGCTCAACGGGTAGCAGAAGCAAATTCATTTAAATTTCTTAAAATTAAATTGGGTGCCGACAATGATGAAGAGATAATGCAAGCGGTTCGATCCTGTACCAATCAACCACTGTATATTGATGCTAATCAGGGTTGGAAAGACAAACATCAGGCCTTGGAAAAAATACATTGGCTTAAGGAGCAAAATGTAATCTTTATAGAACAACCTCTTTTGAAATCAGCAATTGAGGATCAGCAATGGCTGGCAGCTCATTCGCCTCTACCTATTGTTGGAGATGAATCTGTACAGCGATTACAAGATGTGTACAAAGCAGCAAACCTGTTTCATGGTGTAAATATTAAACTAATGAAGTCAACAGGTTTAAGAGAAGCATTTAAAATGGGTGCAGCTGCTCAGTCCATGGGCCTTAAAATTATGCTGGGTTGTATGTCTGAAACATCCTGTGCAATTGGTGCAGCTGCTCAACTAGGAAGTCTCGCTGATTGGGTTGATTTAGATGGGAACCTAGGTATTTTAAACGATCCATTTGTAGGGCACCAAGTAGAAAAAGGTATTATTAATGTAAATAAACTTCCTGGTGTTGGTCTTCAACCAGTAGACTGGGATCGAATAGCTGCATGTAAATGA
- a CDS encoding serine hydrolase domain-containing protein: MKHILSSVKLLIVISVFLACYSCNQLPSHDQLTEEIVVDPALDSLFIWLNKNNMFNGAVAIKKEGKLLLKKGYGFANYHRNDRFQPSTSMEIASVSKQFTATAIALLIQEGKIGLEDTVKKYLGEDFPYEGVTIKNLVTHTSGIPDYEDYFKSNWDTTKIATNADIVRYFKTEKPGGLLPGQYYHYSNSGYILLAEIVEAVSGETLDTFLNNQIFSVANMKQSGFYHRDSIWNIQGYAPAYMIGGKECHYSKPEHLPKKNYYRFLSGRFGSGRQSSSVDDLIKWDSILYTDEILTERGRALAYTIYPPEKDSSDYGFGWHIYHLKNLGKVVYHTGSWAGNQSYIKRYIDQKSVIVLLNNTHSPYMKEVRSILDDYLEGKPLRRPRVRAVEQLKRDICNLNLHNLKEWKLEHPGMIWDTVQLKQLLTFYDSYGDENKKAIILSFWNVKS; encoded by the coding sequence ATGAAACACATACTTAGTTCTGTAAAACTTTTAATTGTAATATCAGTTTTTCTAGCATGTTACTCTTGCAATCAACTACCATCTCACGACCAACTGACTGAAGAAATAGTTGTTGATCCAGCACTAGATTCTCTTTTTATTTGGTTAAATAAGAATAACATGTTTAATGGAGCTGTGGCCATAAAAAAAGAAGGAAAACTTTTGTTGAAAAAGGGATATGGATTTGCAAATTATCATCGTAATGATCGATTTCAACCTTCTACTTCCATGGAAATTGCTTCTGTTTCTAAACAGTTTACAGCTACTGCTATCGCGCTTTTAATTCAAGAAGGAAAGATTGGCTTAGAAGATACTGTTAAGAAGTATCTTGGGGAGGATTTTCCATATGAAGGAGTTACCATTAAAAACTTAGTCACTCACACATCAGGGATTCCTGATTACGAAGATTATTTTAAATCAAATTGGGATACAACCAAGATTGCTACCAACGCTGATATTGTTCGCTATTTCAAGACTGAAAAACCTGGGGGATTATTACCAGGGCAGTATTATCACTATTCAAATTCAGGGTATATTCTACTGGCCGAAATTGTAGAGGCTGTTAGTGGTGAAACCTTGGACACTTTTCTAAATAATCAAATTTTTTCAGTGGCCAATATGAAACAATCTGGCTTTTATCATAGAGATAGTATTTGGAATATACAAGGATATGCTCCGGCCTATATGATAGGGGGAAAAGAGTGTCATTATAGTAAGCCTGAACATTTGCCAAAAAAGAACTACTATCGCTTTTTAAGTGGAAGGTTTGGATCAGGTAGGCAAAGTTCAAGTGTTGATGATTTGATAAAATGGGATAGTATACTTTATACAGATGAGATTCTTACTGAAAGAGGTAGAGCTTTGGCGTACACCATATATCCTCCTGAAAAGGATAGTTCCGATTATGGTTTTGGTTGGCATATTTACCATCTCAAAAATCTTGGAAAGGTGGTTTATCATACAGGAAGTTGGGCTGGAAATCAAAGTTATATTAAAAGATATATTGATCAAAAAAGTGTGATTGTTTTACTCAATAACACACATTCCCCATACATGAAGGAAGTCCGATCAATTTTAGATGATTATTTGGAAGGAAAACCTTTGCGAAGACCCAGAGTAAGAGCAGTGGAGCAATTGAAACGGGACATCTGTAATTTGAATCTACACAACTTAAAAGAGTGGAAATTGGAACACCCGGGTATGATATGGGATACAGTACAATTGAAACAATTATTAACCTTTTATGACAGCTATGGCGATGAAAACAAGAAAGCTATAATTCTGTCCTTTTGGAACGTTAAATCATGA
- a CDS encoding DUF819 family protein, whose protein sequence is MKHTPFITNDAVVFGMLAVILGFIFISSSSDKSFWKKFYGIVPSVLLCYFIPALLNTFGIVDGKSSQLYFVASRYLLPCSLILLTLSIDFKELRKLGNKALIMFFAGTLGIIIGGPLALYLVGSAFPEVLFSNGEPVWRGLTTIAGSWIGGGANQTAMYEVFDVSSGLFAQMIAVDVIIANIWMGFILYGSQKHAKIDAFLKADHTPIKKLERKLEDQQAGKSVPVTVPRLMTLLAIAFGVSGLSHFLADIIAPYFQENYPELSKYSLTSTFFWLIVIATTLGLFLSTTKVRKVESYGASKMGSVFLYILVASIGMHMDLGAILDNPILFLIGLVWVLIHVIVLLLVARIIRAPFFYVAVGSQANIGGAASAPIVAASFSPYLAPVGVLLAVLGYAVGTYGAYVCGLILSWTFSSI, encoded by the coding sequence ATGAAACATACTCCTTTTATTACCAATGATGCGGTGGTTTTTGGTATGCTAGCCGTCATTCTTGGATTTATATTTATTAGCTCTTCTAGTGATAAATCATTTTGGAAGAAATTTTATGGCATTGTACCTTCAGTGCTTTTATGTTATTTTATACCTGCGCTTCTCAATACGTTTGGCATAGTAGATGGTAAAAGTTCTCAATTGTATTTCGTAGCCTCACGTTATTTGCTGCCTTGTAGTTTAATTTTACTAACGTTAAGTATTGATTTTAAAGAATTGCGAAAACTTGGTAATAAGGCATTGATTATGTTTTTTGCCGGAACACTTGGTATTATAATTGGAGGGCCGTTAGCCTTATATCTTGTAGGAAGTGCTTTTCCTGAAGTGCTATTCAGTAATGGAGAACCTGTGTGGAGAGGGCTGACCACAATAGCAGGTAGTTGGATAGGAGGAGGTGCGAATCAAACTGCCATGTATGAGGTGTTTGATGTTAGTTCAGGGCTTTTTGCTCAAATGATTGCAGTAGATGTAATCATCGCTAATATTTGGATGGGATTTATCCTGTATGGATCCCAGAAGCACGCCAAGATCGATGCTTTTCTTAAGGCTGATCATACACCTATTAAAAAACTTGAAAGGAAACTTGAAGACCAACAAGCAGGTAAGAGTGTGCCAGTAACTGTCCCTAGGCTTATGACATTGTTGGCGATCGCTTTTGGAGTAAGTGGATTATCTCACTTCTTGGCTGATATTATAGCTCCCTATTTTCAGGAAAATTACCCTGAACTATCTAAATACTCATTGACAAGTACGTTCTTTTGGCTTATCGTAATTGCGACCACTTTAGGTCTTTTCCTCTCTACTACTAAAGTAAGAAAGGTGGAGAGTTATGGAGCCTCTAAAATGGGAAGTGTTTTTCTCTATATTTTGGTCGCCTCTATAGGGATGCATATGGATCTTGGGGCTATATTAGATAACCCTATTTTGTTTCTAATAGGACTCGTGTGGGTACTGATCCATGTGATTGTTTTGCTTCTAGTGGCAAGAATAATCAGGGCTCCTTTCTTTTATGTTGCAGTAGGTAGTCAAGCAAATATAGGAGGGGCAGCTTCAGCTCCAATCGTTGCCGCTTCATTTAGCCCATATTTGGCTCCTGTAGGGGTGTTGCTAGCTGTGTTAGGGTACGCAGTAGGTACATATGGAGCCTATGTCTGTGGATTGATTTTGTCCTGGACATTTAGTTCAATTTAA
- a CDS encoding RNA polymerase sigma factor: protein MLIVQRLKREDISALEEVYNKHFARVYSIAFKYVRDDYLASDLVHDVFIKLWKNREKLSEELTLDHQLFVITKGIVIDYLRKKVREEKLLYDYQTTLEEPEEDTKNDLRNSRLRKMYSIIETMPKRQQVVFKMIRLEGFTYDEVAERLNISKNTVSNHFTAAMKFLRKKIYFLFF from the coding sequence ATGTTAATTGTTCAAAGGTTAAAAAGAGAAGATATATCCGCACTTGAGGAAGTATACAATAAACACTTTGCTCGTGTATATTCAATAGCATTCAAGTATGTTAGGGATGACTATTTGGCATCTGATTTAGTACATGATGTTTTTATTAAATTATGGAAAAATAGGGAGAAACTATCAGAAGAATTAACATTGGATCATCAGTTGTTTGTAATAACAAAAGGGATTGTAATTGACTATTTAAGAAAGAAAGTACGAGAAGAAAAGCTTCTTTATGATTACCAAACTACATTAGAAGAACCAGAGGAGGATACAAAAAATGACTTAAGAAATAGTCGTCTTCGTAAGATGTATTCTATTATCGAAACTATGCCAAAAAGACAGCAGGTAGTTTTTAAAATGATAAGGTTGGAAGGCTTTACTTATGATGAGGTTGCCGAAAGACTTAATATCTCTAAGAATACAGTGTCAAATCATTTTACCGCAGCCATGAAGTTTCTAAGAAAGAAAATTTATTTTCTATTTTTTTAG
- a CDS encoding FecR family protein has translation MKKEIEYLIEKLTKGMGSEEDINKLISYLKSGDYSEIEKELKEEWEKDFHRIYNTTQKEVTLRKIQKSIRKEKRGRMFRRIHTVSRYAAVFVGIVVVSVWVYKYQLQPTIPLDKITIEQNDGTILIIEDNDTSKPLLSSDLKRDLIAPGDRTKASDVEYNTLRIPNGKKLHLQLSDSTIVILNSGSHFKFPVEFVPNEKRQVYLDGEAYFKVTHNPRNPFVVRGNSTETEVLGTEFNVSTYSDQETENIVLVEGKVKVYDTQGNAPLELDPGQLASLVKNSSTIQKSDVDVFNYVAWTYGILVFSNESFGQLIPKLERFYGVEISMNNPELKTKRFTGRFEYETVEELLSTFQKTTRFSFTKTNYKISINP, from the coding sequence ATGAAAAAGGAAATTGAATATTTAATCGAAAAGCTCACAAAGGGGATGGGCTCAGAAGAAGATATAAATAAGTTGATATCATATCTTAAATCTGGAGATTATAGTGAAATTGAAAAAGAACTTAAGGAAGAATGGGAAAAGGATTTTCATAGAATTTATAATACCACTCAAAAAGAAGTAACCCTAAGAAAAATACAGAAGAGTATTAGGAAGGAGAAGAGAGGCAGAATGTTTAGAAGAATTCATACTGTTTCAAGGTACGCAGCTGTTTTTGTTGGGATTGTGGTTGTTTCTGTTTGGGTATACAAGTATCAATTACAACCTACCATTCCTTTAGATAAAATTACCATAGAGCAAAATGATGGTACTATTTTAATTATCGAGGATAATGATACTTCTAAGCCATTATTGTCAAGTGATTTAAAACGAGACTTGATAGCTCCTGGAGACAGGACGAAAGCTTCTGATGTGGAATATAACACACTGAGAATTCCAAACGGTAAAAAACTTCATTTGCAATTATCAGATAGCACTATAGTCATACTAAATTCTGGTTCACATTTTAAATTTCCAGTTGAGTTTGTCCCAAATGAAAAAAGGCAGGTATATTTAGATGGTGAGGCTTATTTTAAGGTAACACATAATCCAAGGAATCCATTTGTTGTGAGGGGGAACAGTACTGAAACAGAAGTGTTAGGAACAGAGTTTAATGTATCTACTTATTCTGATCAGGAAACTGAAAACATTGTTTTGGTTGAGGGAAAAGTTAAGGTTTATGACACTCAAGGTAATGCTCCACTTGAGTTAGATCCAGGCCAATTAGCTAGTTTAGTTAAAAACTCTTCTACTATACAAAAATCAGATGTTGATGTGTTTAATTATGTGGCATGGACCTATGGTATATTGGTTTTTAGCAATGAGTCTTTTGGCCAATTGATCCCAAAATTAGAGAGATTTTACGGTGTTGAAATTTCAATGAATAATCCTGAATTAAAAACCAAAAGATTCACCGGAAGATTTGAGTATGAAACTGTTGAAGAGTTATTAAGCACCTTTCAAAAGACAACAAGGTTTAGCTTCACCAAAACGAATTATAAAATTAGTATTAACCCTTAA